In Bufo gargarizans isolate SCDJY-AF-19 chromosome 5, ASM1485885v1, whole genome shotgun sequence, the following are encoded in one genomic region:
- the YTHDF3 gene encoding YTH domain-containing family protein 3 isoform X2, with translation MHQKDAVNDDDFEPYLTSQTNQSNSYPPMSDPYMPSYYAPSIGFPYSLGEAAWSTAGDPPMPYLYGQMSNGEHHYIPDGVFSQPGALGNTPPFLSQHGFNFFPGNADFSTWGTSGSQGQSTQSSAYSSSYGYPPSSLGRAITDGQAGFGSDTLSKVPGINSIEQGMTGLKIGGDMTAAVTKTVGSALTSAGMTSIAANSVPPVSSSAPKPTSWAAIARKPAKPQPKLKPKGNMGIGSTAVPPPPIKHNINIGTWDDKGAVVKTPLAQPVMPPQPVIQQPQPLTQPLPMVQNQLPQQQLQQQQGPQQPPPTHQVQQQLQNRWVAPRNRGVGFNQNNLSGNENFSLGVVPVSSSPGVEVHPVLEKLKAINNYNPKDFDWSLKNGRVFIIKSYSEDDIHRSIKYSIWCSTEHGNKRLDAAYRSLNGKGPLYLLFSVNGSGHFCGVAEMKSIVDYNAYAGVWSQDKWKGKFEVKWVFVKDVPNNQLRHIRLENNDNKPVTNSRDTQEVPLEKAKQVLKIIATFKHTTSIFDDFAHYEKRQEEEEAMRRERNRNKQ, from the coding sequence AGTAATAGCTATCCACCAATGTCAGACCCTTACATGCCTAGTTATTATGCGCCATCCATTGGATTTCCTTACTCCCTTGGTGAGGCAGCATGGTCAACCGCAGGAGACCCACCAATGCCGTACTTGTATGGACAGATGAGCAATGGAGAACACCACTACATACCGGATGGAGTGTTTAGTCAGCCTGGCGCTTTGGGGAACACTCCTCCTTTCCTAAGCCAGCATGGGTTTAACTTTTTTCCTGGGAATGCAGACTTCTCCACATGGGGGACAAGTGGATCTCAGGGACAATCGACTCAAAGTTCTGCATATAGCAGCAGCTACGGATACCCCCCTAGTTCCCTTGGTAGAGCCATTACTGATGGCCAAGCTGGTTTTGGCAGTGATACTTTAAGTAAAGTGCCAGGGATTAACAGCATCGAGCAAGGAATGACAGGACTGAAGATTGGCggggacatgactgctgctgTAACAAAAACTGTTGGCTCAGCCTTGACTAGTGCAGGAATGACTAGTATAGCCGCAAATAGCGTGCCTCCAGTTAGCAGTTCTGCACCCAAACCAACCTCTTGGGCTGCCATTGCTCGAAAGCCAGCAAAACCTCAGCCTAAACTTAAACCTAAGGGCAATATGGGTATTGGTAGCACTGCAGTTCCTCCACCGcctataaaacacaacatcaataTTGGAACTTGGGATGATAAGGGGGCTGTGGTAAAGACCCCTCTTGCTCAGCCAGTTATGCCTCCTCAGCCTGTAATTCAGCAGCCTCAGCCATTAACGCAACCTCTACCCATGGTGCAAAACCAACTGCCTCAACAGCAGCTTCAGCAGCAACAAGGACCTCAGCAGCCGCCCCCGACACACCAGGTGCAGCAGCAGCTTCAGAACCGCTGGGTGGCACCTAGGAACCGGGGCGTAGGCTTCAATCAGAACAATTTATCTGGAAATGAGAACTTTAGCCTAGGTGTTGTGCCTGTCAGCTCCTCACCAGGTGTTGAGGTTCACCCTGTACTGGAGAAATTGAAGGCCATAAACAACTATAATCCCAAAGACTTTGACTGGAGTCTGAAAAATGGGCGCGTGTTTATAATCAAAAGCTACTCCGAGGACGATATTCACCGCTCTATCAAGTACTCAATCTGGTGCAGTACTGAGCATGGCAATAAGCGTTTGGATGCTGCTTACCGATCCTTGAATGGTAAAGGGCCACTTTATTTACTCTTCAGCGTAAATGGGAGTGGACATTTTTGTGGAGTCGCAGAGATGAAGTCTATTGTAGACTATAATGCGTATGCTGGAGTCTGGTCACAAGACAAGTGGAAGGGAAAGTTTGAAGTCAAATGGGTCTTTGTCAAAGACGTTCCCAACAACCAACTGCGACACATTCGTTTGGAAAACAACGACAATAAGCCTGTTACCAACTCAAGGGACACTCaagaggtacccctagaaaaagCCAAGCAAGTCCTTAAAATAATTGCGACTTTCAAGCATACAACCTCTATCTTTGATGACTTTGCACATTACGAGAAGCGtcaagaagaggaggaagccatGCGTAGG
- the YTHDF3 gene encoding YTH domain-containing family protein 3 isoform X1, whose translation MSATSVDQRPKGQGNKVAVQNGSMHQKDAVNDDDFEPYLTSQTNQSNSYPPMSDPYMPSYYAPSIGFPYSLGEAAWSTAGDPPMPYLYGQMSNGEHHYIPDGVFSQPGALGNTPPFLSQHGFNFFPGNADFSTWGTSGSQGQSTQSSAYSSSYGYPPSSLGRAITDGQAGFGSDTLSKVPGINSIEQGMTGLKIGGDMTAAVTKTVGSALTSAGMTSIAANSVPPVSSSAPKPTSWAAIARKPAKPQPKLKPKGNMGIGSTAVPPPPIKHNINIGTWDDKGAVVKTPLAQPVMPPQPVIQQPQPLTQPLPMVQNQLPQQQLQQQQGPQQPPPTHQVQQQLQNRWVAPRNRGVGFNQNNLSGNENFSLGVVPVSSSPGVEVHPVLEKLKAINNYNPKDFDWSLKNGRVFIIKSYSEDDIHRSIKYSIWCSTEHGNKRLDAAYRSLNGKGPLYLLFSVNGSGHFCGVAEMKSIVDYNAYAGVWSQDKWKGKFEVKWVFVKDVPNNQLRHIRLENNDNKPVTNSRDTQEVPLEKAKQVLKIIATFKHTTSIFDDFAHYEKRQEEEEAMRRERNRNKQ comes from the coding sequence AGTAATAGCTATCCACCAATGTCAGACCCTTACATGCCTAGTTATTATGCGCCATCCATTGGATTTCCTTACTCCCTTGGTGAGGCAGCATGGTCAACCGCAGGAGACCCACCAATGCCGTACTTGTATGGACAGATGAGCAATGGAGAACACCACTACATACCGGATGGAGTGTTTAGTCAGCCTGGCGCTTTGGGGAACACTCCTCCTTTCCTAAGCCAGCATGGGTTTAACTTTTTTCCTGGGAATGCAGACTTCTCCACATGGGGGACAAGTGGATCTCAGGGACAATCGACTCAAAGTTCTGCATATAGCAGCAGCTACGGATACCCCCCTAGTTCCCTTGGTAGAGCCATTACTGATGGCCAAGCTGGTTTTGGCAGTGATACTTTAAGTAAAGTGCCAGGGATTAACAGCATCGAGCAAGGAATGACAGGACTGAAGATTGGCggggacatgactgctgctgTAACAAAAACTGTTGGCTCAGCCTTGACTAGTGCAGGAATGACTAGTATAGCCGCAAATAGCGTGCCTCCAGTTAGCAGTTCTGCACCCAAACCAACCTCTTGGGCTGCCATTGCTCGAAAGCCAGCAAAACCTCAGCCTAAACTTAAACCTAAGGGCAATATGGGTATTGGTAGCACTGCAGTTCCTCCACCGcctataaaacacaacatcaataTTGGAACTTGGGATGATAAGGGGGCTGTGGTAAAGACCCCTCTTGCTCAGCCAGTTATGCCTCCTCAGCCTGTAATTCAGCAGCCTCAGCCATTAACGCAACCTCTACCCATGGTGCAAAACCAACTGCCTCAACAGCAGCTTCAGCAGCAACAAGGACCTCAGCAGCCGCCCCCGACACACCAGGTGCAGCAGCAGCTTCAGAACCGCTGGGTGGCACCTAGGAACCGGGGCGTAGGCTTCAATCAGAACAATTTATCTGGAAATGAGAACTTTAGCCTAGGTGTTGTGCCTGTCAGCTCCTCACCAGGTGTTGAGGTTCACCCTGTACTGGAGAAATTGAAGGCCATAAACAACTATAATCCCAAAGACTTTGACTGGAGTCTGAAAAATGGGCGCGTGTTTATAATCAAAAGCTACTCCGAGGACGATATTCACCGCTCTATCAAGTACTCAATCTGGTGCAGTACTGAGCATGGCAATAAGCGTTTGGATGCTGCTTACCGATCCTTGAATGGTAAAGGGCCACTTTATTTACTCTTCAGCGTAAATGGGAGTGGACATTTTTGTGGAGTCGCAGAGATGAAGTCTATTGTAGACTATAATGCGTATGCTGGAGTCTGGTCACAAGACAAGTGGAAGGGAAAGTTTGAAGTCAAATGGGTCTTTGTCAAAGACGTTCCCAACAACCAACTGCGACACATTCGTTTGGAAAACAACGACAATAAGCCTGTTACCAACTCAAGGGACACTCaagaggtacccctagaaaaagCCAAGCAAGTCCTTAAAATAATTGCGACTTTCAAGCATACAACCTCTATCTTTGATGACTTTGCACATTACGAGAAGCGtcaagaagaggaggaagccatGCGTAGG